In Lepidochelys kempii isolate rLepKem1 chromosome 10, rLepKem1.hap2, whole genome shotgun sequence, a single window of DNA contains:
- the LOC140917941 gene encoding C2 calcium-dependent domain-containing protein 4C-like, whose product MWFMEKMKASPGNSNLRSPSFLGLQPGQMVSEKARVGAAGFPNVLTPDRIPEFCIPPRLTISSPHDRCLAEASLHPPGIADFGPSPFLPHLIQIESVEEIPALEEDCSNLDPQSQAALSLPHFPKAQTSYGFCTLLESPHTRRKESIFHNDSHSSSLSSLMVPRSRANTCGGTGAASSPIAISSVSARVPSKHPLLHRQAAVDSDTTSSTDSTPFSSPLLSRSPPRSCPLFKARSQEGLLGRALRARNKSSTIRNNSLSTDESSSNDNSPNATRRSSEGLVESFRTRSFNLSHSAIFPLDLTCGRERLVGESTVLLGRGGLLRLSAEYCSETRRLRLRLISAEGLYDASVEPKSINCCITFSLVPGKVQKQRSTVIKQSRNPIFNEDFFFDGIAEEDLYSFSVRMKATNKGCSLKRDSVLGESEQSLVNILSL is encoded by the coding sequence ATGTGGTTCATGGAGAAGATGAAAGCATCACCTGGAAACAGCAACCTACGGAGTCCTTCcttcctggggctgcagcctggtcaGATGGTGTCAGAGAAAGCCCGAGTAGGGGCAGCTGGTTTTCCCAACGTTTTAACCCCAGACAGGATCCCAGAGTTCTGCATCCCACCCAGACTGACCATTTCCTCTCCGCATGACCGCTGCCTGGCAGAGGCCAGTCTGCATCCTCCTGGCATTGCTGATTTTGGCCCCAGCCCATTCTTGCCACATCTCATCCAGATAGAAAGTGTTGAGGAGATTCCAGCCCTGGAGGAGGACTGCTCCAACTTGGACCCGCAGTCCCAGGcagcactgtccctgccccacttCCCCAAAGCCCAGACCTCCTATGGCTTTTGCACCTTGCTGGAGAGTCCCCACACCAGGAGGAAGGAGTCCATCTTCCACAATGACTCACACAGCAGCTCTCTATCCAGCTTGATGGTGCCTAGATCCAGAGCCAATACCTGTGGTGGCACAGGGGCAGCTTCCAGCCCCATTGCCATTAGCTCTGTCTCTGCCAGAGTGCCTTCTAAGCATCCACTCCTGCACAGGCAAGCTGCAGTGGACAGTGATACTACCTCTTCCACTGACTCGACTCCTTTCAGCTCCCCACTGCTGAGTAGATCTCCTCCCAGATCCTGCCCATTGTTCAAAGCTCGGAGCCAAGAGGGGCTGCTTGGCAGGGCACTGAGAGCAAGGAACAAGTCCAGCACGATAAGGAACAACTCCTTATCGACAGATGAAAGCAGCTCCAATGATAACAGCCCCAATGCCACCAGGAGGTCTTCAGAGGGGCTAGTTGAGTCCTTCCGTACACGGAGCTTTAACCTGTCACATTCCGCTATTTTccccctggaccttacctgtggCCGAGAGAGGCTTGTTGGGGAGAGCACAGTGCTACTGGGCAGAGGAGGGTTGTTGAGACTGTCAGCTGAGTATtgttcagaaaccagaaggctgAGACTCCGTCTGATCAGTGCAGAGGGTTTATATGATGCGTCTGTGGAGCCTAAAAGCATAAACTGCTGCATCACCTTCTCCCTTGTGCCAGGGAAAGTTCAGAAGCAGAGAAGCACGGTTATAAAACAGAGCAGAAACCCCATCTTTAATGAGGATTTTTTCTTTGATGGCATTGCAGAAGAGGATTTGTACAGCTTTTCCGTGAGGATGAAAGCTACGAATAAAGGGTGTAGCTTGAAAAGAGACAGTGTGTTAGGGGAAAGTGAACAGAGTTTAGTGAATATTTTATCCCTCTAA